A region from the Lolium perenne isolate Kyuss_39 chromosome 4, Kyuss_2.0, whole genome shotgun sequence genome encodes:
- the LOC127296121 gene encoding uncharacterized protein yields the protein MEYEFSSRSGSGSYVSGGAGGGGSSLYPRVSQLSHGAAAAPQRAAPYHHVAASPSSPASPAPAPSSSSSSAPLGIKAAIKPEYRITPPPRLAPQMVEVPRSTFNFDFEYERMILAEAEKENPNWGKFVAERQTPATQQQPQPPGGPRHTTSTTSMAASVDPVVEKYISMGLGRQAVSFAVLNYGDNPTKVKEFVKSYNALHEMGFTSPKVPELLAIHDNDLYKVIQQL from the exons ATGGAGTACGAATTCTCCAGTCGTTCGGGCTCCGGATCCTACGTCTCCGGTGGCGCCGGCGGCGGTGGCTCGTCCCTCTACCCGCGCGTCAGCCAGCTCTCCCACGGCGCCGCTGCCGCACCGCAGCGGGCCGCGCCCTACCACCACGTCGCAGCATCTCCCTCATCGCCCGCCTCCCCGGCCCCCgctccctcctcctcctcgtcctccgcaCCGT TGGGCATAAAAGCTGCTATAAAGCCAGAATACCGGATAACCCCTCCT CCTCGGTTGGCACCACAGATGGTAGAAGTTCCCCGCAGCACCTTTAATTTCGATTTTGAGTACGAAAGAATGATTCTTGCCGAGGCAGAGAAGGAGAACCCCAACTGGGGCAAGTTTGTGGCTGAAAGGCAGACACCAGCAacacaacaacaaccacagcCACCAGGAGGGCCAAGACACACAACTTCCACTACTTCTATG GCTGCATCCGTAGATCCAGTTGTGGAGAAGTATATCTCCATGGGGCTTGGACGTCAAGCTGTGTCATTTGCCGTGTTAAATTATGGAGATAATCCAACAAAG GTGAAGGAGTTTGTGAAATCCTACAACGCACTCCACGAGATGGGCTTCACCTCCCCGAAAGTCCCTGAGTTGCTGGCGATCCACGACAATGACCTCTACAAAGTTATCCAGCAATTGTAA
- the LOC127296122 gene encoding uncharacterized protein, which produces MAYVERGVVKNKRTIWRLSIIPDFFKAVVNFIRMFILTMFSVEKTDSYKKGYGGGKKWDGGPGGGGPGGGPYGGGGGGGGGPRGPRTLSDLRSNDQSSLPACGSCCG; this is translated from the exons ATGGCTTACGTCGAGAGAG GTGTTGTGAAAAACAAGCGGACAATATGGCGACTAAGCATAATCCCTGACTTCTTTAAGGCTGTCGTGAACTTCATAAGAATGTTCATTCTCACTATGTTCTCT GTCGAGAAGACAGACAGCTACAAGAAAGGATATGGTGGTGGTAAGAAGTGGGATGGTGGACCTGGTGGGGGAGGTCCTGGTGGCGGTCCATATgggggcggtggcggcggtggaggtggccctCGTGGTCCTCGCACACTGTCTGACCTCCGCTCCAACGATCAGA